TGGCGGTGCCGGATCCGGCGCCCGCGCCCACGCCCGGCGGCGGCCCGCGCCGCGAGTCCCTGGCCGCGTCCTACCGGGCGCTGGGGTCCACGCTGGCGCGGATGTGGCGCGAGGACCGCAACACCCTGTGGTTCCTCGTCTCCTCGGCGGTGTTCCGCGACGGCGTGGGGGCGGTCTTCGTGTACGGCGCCATCCTGGGCACCACGGTCTACGGGCTCGCGGCCTCGGACGTGATCCTGTTCGCGATCGTGGCGAACGTGGTGGCCGCCGCGGGCGCGTTCGCGGGCGGGCGCCTGGACGACGCGATCGGCCCGCGCCGCGTGATCCTGGGCTCGCTGGCCGCCATGGTCCTCGTGGCGGCGGGCCTGGCCTTGGCCTCGGGCACCCTGGCGTTCTGGATCGGCGGGCTGGCGCTGTGCCTGTTCGTCGGCCCGGTGCAGTCCGCCTCGCGCGCCTTCCTGGGCCGCCTCACCACGGAGCGGACGGCGGGGGAGGTGTTCGGCCTCTACGCGACGACGGGCCGCGCGGTCGGGTTCATCACCCCGATGCTCGTGACGCTCGCGCTCGCGGCGGTCCCGGACAACCGCGTGGTCATCCCCGTCATCGCGCTCGTGCTGATCGTCGGCGGCGTGCTGTTCGCGCGGGTGACGGACCCGGTCACGCGCAGCGCTGAACCGGCTCCCTGAGCCGCGGGCGGCGCGGCGCCGTCCTATAGGGTGGGACAAGCCCTCGCACGCGCCCAGACGAAGGGACTCCATGCTCCTCACCCTGTCCGCTCTCTTCGTCGTCGCGCTCGCCGCGCCGGCCGTGTTCCGCTGGACGGGGCGTCAGGGCTTCTACCTCCTCGCCGCGGTCCCCGCCGCCGGCTTCTTGTGGCTCCTGACCCAGCTGCCGCACGTGTTCGCCCTGCAGGAGGCGCTCGACGCGGGCCGGCCGATCCCGGCCTCCGCGGCCCACCTGGACCGCAGCGTGCCGTGGGTGCCGTACCTGGACATCGAGCTCGCCTTCCGCATGGACGTGCTGGCCGCGTTCATGTCCCTGATCGTGCTGGGCGTCGGCGCGCTGGTGCTGGCGTACTGCGCCCGCTACTTCCGCGAGCACGAGCCGCGCAACGCGGTGTTCGGCGGCCAGCTGCTGGCCTTCGCCGGCGCGATGTTCGGCCTGGTGACCACGGACGACCTCATGGTGCTCTACACCTTCTGGGAGATCACCTCGGTCCTGTCCTTCCTGCTGATCGGCTACTCGGGCCACCGCATCTTCGCCCGCCGCTCCGCCATCACCGCCCTGATCGTCACCACGTTCGGCGGCCTGGCCATGCTCGCCGGCCTCATCATGCTGGCCCACGTCTCCGGCTCCTGGCGGATCTCCGGCGTCCTCGAGGCGGCCCCGGCCCTCATGGCGGACCCCGGGATGCGCGGGCTGCTCGAGGTCGCCGTCGCGCTCGTGCTGATCGGCGCCCTGACCAAGTCGGCCCAGGCGCCGTTCCACTTCTGGCTCCCGGCCGCCATGGCCGCGCCCACCCCCGTGTCCGCGTACCTGCACGCGGCGGCCATGGTGAAGGCCGGCGTGTTCCTCGTGGCCCGCCTGGCCCCGGAGTTCCACGACCTCACGTCCTGGCAGGTCCTGGTGCTCGGCGTCGGCCTGTGGACCCTGGTGCTCGGCGGCTGGCGCGCCCTGCGGCAGACGGACGTCAAGCTCGTGCTCGCCTACGGCACGGTCTCCCAGCTCGGCTTCCTCATGGTGGCCAACGGCCTGGGCACCCGGGACGCGGCGATGGCCGGGCTCGCCATGCTCCTGGCCCACGCGGTGTTCAAGGCGCCGCTGTTCATGATCGTCGGCATCATCGACCATGAGGCCGGCACCCGCGACCTGCGCCAGCTCTCCGGCATCGGGCGCCGCCATCCGGTCCTGGCCGCCGTCGCCGTGGCGGCAGGACTGTCCATGGCCGGGCTGCCCCCGCTGTTCGGCTTCGTGGCCAAGGAGTCCGTGCTCGCGTCGCTGGCCGCCCACGGGGCCGCCCACGGCGGCGTGTGGGCCTGGACCCCGCTCGTGGTCATGGCCCTGGGCTCGGTGCTCACCTTCGCCTACACGTGGCGTTTCCTCTGGGGCTGCTTCGCCGTCAAGCGGGACGAGGCGGGCGAGACGGTGCCGGAGACGCAGTTCCACACCCGCGTCACCGCGCTCGAGCTGGCCCCGGCCGCGCTGCTCGCGCTCGCCGGACTCGTGCTCGCCTTCCTGCCCGGCCCGGTGGAGGGGATCATCACCGCCCACACGGGCTCCCTGCCGCCGCTGGACCCGGCGGAGAAGCCGGCCTACCTGGCCCTGTGGCACGGCTGGACGCCCATCCTCGCCCTCTCCGCGGGGATCTGGGTGCTCGGCGCGCTGCTCGCCCTCGCCCGCCGCCCGTTCGAGGCGCTTCAGGAGCGCACCGAGTCCCCCGTGGACGCCGCCCGCGGGTACCGCCGGCTCATCGGCTACGTGGACGAGACGGCCGTGTGGGTCACGGGCCGCACCCAGACCGGCTCGCTGCGCCGCTACCTGGGCATCATCCTGGCGGCGGCGTTCCTGCTGCCGGCCGCGTTCCTGCTCTTCCCGGTGGGCCGGGCCGAGCGCCCGCTGGCCACCTCGTTCCTGGCCGCTGACCTGATCTGGTTCGAGACCCCGGCGCAGCTGCTGATCGTGGCGATCATCGCCGTCGCCACCGTGTTCGCCGTCCGCGCCCGCCGCCGCTTCAAGGCGATCATGCTGGTGTCCGTGACCGGCTACGGCGCCGCCGCCCTGTTCGCCCTGCGCGGCGCCCCGGACCTCGCCATCACCCAGGTGCTCGTGGAGACCATCATCCTGGTCACCCTCATCCTGGGCCTGCGCGTGCTGCCGCCGGACTGGTACGACCGCCGCGCCGGCTCGCGGCGGCTGGGCCGCCTGGCCGTGGCCGTCGGGTTCGCGCTGACCATGATGTGGATCGCCGCCACCGCGCTGGCCGCCCGCACCGCCGAGCGCATCTCGCTGCCCATGCCGGAGCTCGCCTACACGGACGGCTACGGCACCAACGCCGTGAACGTCACCCTCGTGGACATCCGAGCGTGGGACACGTGGGGCGAGATCACCGTGCTGGCCGCCGCCGCCACCGGCGTGGCCTCGCTGATCTTCCTGCAGCACCGCGACGGGCGCACCCGTAGCATCGACGACGTCGCCCCCGGCTCCGTCGGCGCCTTCGGCGCCGACTCCGCGCTGGGCAGCCGCGAGCTGTCCGTGGTGCGCAGCTTCGCCGTGGACGACCGCGACGGCCAGTGGCTCGTGGCCGGCCACACGATGGCCCCCGAGCGGCGCTCGATCATCCTCGAGGTCGTCACCCGCTTCATGTTCCCGATCATGATGCTGCTCTCCGTCTACCTGCTGCTGGCCGGGCACAACACCCCCGGCGGCGGCTTCGCCGGCGGCCTGCTCGCCGGCCTGGCCCTCACGCTGCGCTTCCTCGCCGGCGGCCGGTACGAGCTGCAGGAGGCCTCCGTGATCCCGGCCGGGCCCATGATCGGCCTGGGCCTGGCGATCGCCACGCTCACCGGGATCGCCCCGCTCTTCTTCGGCGGGCAGATCCTGCAGTCCTACGTGGTGGAGTTCACCGACCTGCCGCTGTTCGGCGACGCCCTCAAGCTGGTCTCGGCCACGGCGTTCGACATCGGCGTGTACCTCGTGGTGGTCGGGCTCGTGATCGACGTGCTGCGCTCGCTCGGCGGCGAGGTGGACCGCCGGGGCGAGGAGGCCCGCCGCGCCCGCCTGCGCGCCGCGGCCCGCCGTCGTCATCCGCGCATGCCCACCCCGTCCACCCCCGACGCCCAGGAGGCCGCCCGATGATGACCGTCGACCTGGCCCTGCTCCTGGCGATGGGCGTGATGTTCGCCGGGGGGATCTACCTGGTGCTCGAGCGCACCCTGACCCGCATCCTGCTGGGGATCATGCTGATCAACAACGGCGCCATCATGCTGCTGTTCCTCGCCTCCGGCGGCGTCGGCCTGGCCCCGCTGTTCGTGCGCGGCCGGGACCCGCACGAGTACGCGGACACCCTGCCCCAGGCGCTGATCCTTACCGCGATCGTCATCGGCTTCGCCATCACAGCGTTCCTCACGGCCATGATCTACCGCTCCTGGCTGATCAGCCGCGAGGACGAGGTCGAGGTGGACGCGGAGGACGTCAAGATCGCCCGCCAGGGCGCCTGGGACGCCGAGGACGACTCCGAGCTGGTGGAGGAGCACTCCGAGTTCATGGACGACTCCACCGACCCCAACGCCCACTACGAGCACACGACGGAGGCCCGTCCGCAGGTGCAGCACGCCATCCCCGCCCCGCCGACCGCCGCCGGATCGCGGGAGGCCGCCCGCGGCCGCCGCCCCGAGGGGGGCGAGCGCGCATGAGCATCGGCTCCGTCCCCATGACCGACCTGGCCCCGCTGGCCGTCATGATGCCCGTGCTGGGCGCGGCCGTGACGTTCATGCTGGTGCGCCGCCCGCGCGCGCAGGTCGTGGTCACGGTCACCGCGCTCGTGCTCACCCTGCTGCTCAACTGCCTGCTGCTCGCGGCGGTCTGGGAGGGCGGCGTCGCCTCGGTGCACGTGGGCGGCTGGCCCGCGCCGCTGGGCATCACGCTCGTGGTGGACCGGCTCTCGGCCCTCATGCTGGTGGTCTCCGCGCTGATCACCCTCGCGGTGCTCCTCTACGCGTCCGCGCAGGGCATGGTGAACCGGGACGAGGGCGGGCCGGTCTCGAT
The sequence above is a segment of the Micrococcus endophyticus genome. Coding sequences within it:
- a CDS encoding MFS transporter, whose protein sequence is MDPAASAVPDAALPRLATAAPRRQVMAWALWDWGSAAFNAVMVTFVFGTYLASDAFGPDERGTAWLSTALAVAGVVIALTAPVMGRRADGAGRRRLWLGVMTAAVIACTAACFLVTPQESSLLLGVTMIALGTVFFEFAEVQVNAILVQISTPATIGRISGIGWGAGYLGGILLLLIVFVGFVSGDAHWFGITGDEALNIRVVALVAAAWFLVFAIPVLVAVPDPAPAPTPGGGPRRESLAASYRALGSTLARMWREDRNTLWFLVSSAVFRDGVGAVFVYGAILGTTVYGLAASDVILFAIVANVVAAAGAFAGGRLDDAIGPRRVILGSLAAMVLVAAGLALASGTLAFWIGGLALCLFVGPVQSASRAFLGRLTTERTAGEVFGLYATTGRAVGFITPMLVTLALAAVPDNRVVIPVIALVLIVGGVLFARVTDPVTRSAEPAP
- a CDS encoding Na+/H+ antiporter subunit A → MLLTLSALFVVALAAPAVFRWTGRQGFYLLAAVPAAGFLWLLTQLPHVFALQEALDAGRPIPASAAHLDRSVPWVPYLDIELAFRMDVLAAFMSLIVLGVGALVLAYCARYFREHEPRNAVFGGQLLAFAGAMFGLVTTDDLMVLYTFWEITSVLSFLLIGYSGHRIFARRSAITALIVTTFGGLAMLAGLIMLAHVSGSWRISGVLEAAPALMADPGMRGLLEVAVALVLIGALTKSAQAPFHFWLPAAMAAPTPVSAYLHAAAMVKAGVFLVARLAPEFHDLTSWQVLVLGVGLWTLVLGGWRALRQTDVKLVLAYGTVSQLGFLMVANGLGTRDAAMAGLAMLLAHAVFKAPLFMIVGIIDHEAGTRDLRQLSGIGRRHPVLAAVAVAAGLSMAGLPPLFGFVAKESVLASLAAHGAAHGGVWAWTPLVVMALGSVLTFAYTWRFLWGCFAVKRDEAGETVPETQFHTRVTALELAPAALLALAGLVLAFLPGPVEGIITAHTGSLPPLDPAEKPAYLALWHGWTPILALSAGIWVLGALLALARRPFEALQERTESPVDAARGYRRLIGYVDETAVWVTGRTQTGSLRRYLGIILAAAFLLPAAFLLFPVGRAERPLATSFLAADLIWFETPAQLLIVAIIAVATVFAVRARRRFKAIMLVSVTGYGAAALFALRGAPDLAITQVLVETIILVTLILGLRVLPPDWYDRRAGSRRLGRLAVAVGFALTMMWIAATALAARTAERISLPMPELAYTDGYGTNAVNVTLVDIRAWDTWGEITVLAAAATGVASLIFLQHRDGRTRSIDDVAPGSVGAFGADSALGSRELSVVRSFAVDDRDGQWLVAGHTMAPERRSIILEVVTRFMFPIMMLLSVYLLLAGHNTPGGGFAGGLLAGLALTLRFLAGGRYELQEASVIPAGPMIGLGLAIATLTGIAPLFFGGQILQSYVVEFTDLPLFGDALKLVSATAFDIGVYLVVVGLVIDVLRSLGGEVDRRGEEARRARLRAAARRRHPRMPTPSTPDAQEAAR
- a CDS encoding NADH-quinone oxidoreductase subunit K, whose protein sequence is MMTVDLALLLAMGVMFAGGIYLVLERTLTRILLGIMLINNGAIMLLFLASGGVGLAPLFVRGRDPHEYADTLPQALILTAIVIGFAITAFLTAMIYRSWLISREDEVEVDAEDVKIARQGAWDAEDDSELVEEHSEFMDDSTDPNAHYEHTTEARPQVQHAIPAPPTAAGSREAARGRRPEGGERA